The Nymphaea colorata isolate Beijing-Zhang1983 chromosome 5, ASM883128v2, whole genome shotgun sequence DNA segment CCGGAGAAGGCAGCGGCTGAGAGCCTGCCAAATGGTAAGCGACGTGAGGAATGACAGTTTGGATAGCCAATTTCATTTCCTCCTTAATATCATccaccattttcctttttgtctgAGACGTCACTGCCTTTACCTTGACccttttctcttcccttctctctctctctctctctcttgccggATGTTCTTCCTCCTCACCTTATCATGTAACTTTTAAGCCAACCAACCATGACCAATCTACCCCGCCACCCACTAAATATTTGCACAATAGTGACATACAcactctcccctctctctcaaacacTTAGCTACCAAGGGGCCTGGACCAGAACCAGCCATGGCACCTCTTGGCCTGTGGCAGTTTTCTCTCCTTTGCTGCCTCATTCTCAATGTCTCACCTCTCACTGTGGTTTGTACACTCCTGTTGTGCAAacatctagagagagagagggagagagagagagagagagagactgcatGATGGGTTCTAGAGAACTGCATTTGTGTATATTACTTGGCCCAGTATTGTCTGGACGGGGACAATCGTAATCCCCTATGCTTGTGACACTGCCTAAATTTAGGTAGATACCTACCACCTAAGCATAAAGCATAAATAAACTAAAGCAggagaataaaaaaagaaaactaagatctaggtaaaaatatacaaattaaATTAATCACACACCAAATGACAAAGAGACGGCCATCGTAAGGAAGAGAACAGAATAAagcaaacaaagaaagaaaagagagaaagagaaatacttACGGATCCAACTCCTGAAGTTTATGAATTACTTAGTCTCAAGATAAAACATTGGCTAGAAGAGAGTGGCTTGTCCCTAGTACTATGGAACTAAAAATGTGACTTATATCCCTTCTAACTTAGCCTAAAACAGAcataatttgaaaaagaagccctTTTCCACCAAAGAGCATAGCATGGTTAGGGTCTTTCCTGACTCCAGCGCAAGATCTTTGCCGAGGAATTTGGTACATTGGCCTCTATCATGTCATCTCAATTTATAGCTTTTGAGAGGAGAGAACTTTTTCTCCATAAtagatgaaaattaaattttgtttgGGAAACTGTGCCACACACTAAATCGAGctatatttcatgaaatattgacATTTTACACAAATGCTTGATAGGACACATTAATTACTCAAAAGGATATTAACATGAATCCAACTTCTAACTTTGAAATCTAAATCAGATCCAAGTTTGAagtttatatttcaaattttattggataaaaaacatataaaatggaTATTTGAATCTATATTTGAATGGAATAGCCTATGAACTTTGTCCAAGCATACAATGTTTCTATCAATATTGGTCCATCCAATCCCAATAAAATATTGaccaatatattaataaaataatcaaGAAATCAATCTCTATCTTATTTTATGGCTGACGTAGTGTGATGTAGTTTACTTATATAATCATGTGGATTAGTCTTTGAAGATTCCAATGTGATTTGGAAGCTAAGGTGATTTGGGACAACCTGATTTTCGCTTTTTGGGACAGAtgctttaatatatatatatagccatgaTTGATTACTctcatttattatatataggTAAATTTAAGGATGAATATAATTTCTTGTAGGCTTCATTAAATTCCTTGCTGTAATTAGCCTCTTAAAACGATATGCAAGTGTTAAAATTATACCTTTATGACATAAAAACACCCTCTATATGCATAGAGCATGAAGACCTGAAATTCTGAATTCTCACACTCTCTCATTTGTCTCTCTCAGCTCCCTCTTCTTTCACtcttaaatttttgtaaaatttcacTGTCTATTTAAATGGTATTAGATCAGCTTAAAGTTGTACTTATTTGCTAATGCTAGTTTGATACAAAAATACATGAATTAATTAAAAGAGGtcaagctatatatatatatatatatataaaaaaatcaagaaatgatttTTCTATATTCACAAGTGCAAACAAACTAAAGCTGAAGCATCAGTACTTCCCAGCAACGAGAGAAATAACATTGTTTAGTCGCATCACATGATAATGCACAAGCAGCACAACCAATAGCAACAACTTCACATAAACTATTATAGATATATGTGTATTTAAGGGAGACAAATGTTAACATCAAAGATAAACTTAACAAGGTTGGCACGTAGCTAGTTATGCTTGAGTTTTATTTTGTTAGACAAGATCAAGCTTATAGAGCTAACAATTATTCATGCACCTATTTGGGACAAAAGGATCATAACTGTGCATGTCCTTGGACTTACCACTAAGTAAGTGTTACCAATTCGTCAAGAGAAAGAATCATAAGAAACCTTCCCATTAAAGGTATTCTAGTGGACAACTTAGgagaaaatagttttttattttggctACTTTCTAGTCCATAAAAATCTGTATCATAGCCACATACAGAAAGTATATTGTTTGGCCACTAGCTTTCACTTCACCTATAACCTTAACGATttataaaattgaatttaaGATATATTAGCTGCTAATACTTTCCAGTTTCCACAAGCTAAAAATACATTAGTCTTAATGAACAGATTTTAGAAGACAGAATTTGTTAAAGAGATTAAAGTGAACCTAAAGAATTCTACATCCTCCCAAGCAATATGCTTCCAACGTGCCTTCTTCCTAAACAAAAAGTAAGTCAAAATGAATTCAAACTTTTATATCCAATAATCAAGAGCCAACTTAAGAACACTTGACTTAAGCAGTCCTGTGGAAGGGAATTCTGACGGCTCAAGTGCATGATTGCAAACAACAAAGTCAAAatctagagaaagaaaaatgcaaaatttcttcttcaattATATCTCAGCAggtttactatatatatatatatatatatatatatatatatatatgtgtgtgtgtgtgtgtgtgtgtgtgtgtgtgtgtatgtatgtatataaatattcaCAACTAAGTCATTAATTAACATAACATCTGAGAAATAAAGCTTAACAAACCATGGAAGGATGGATGACCtatttttcttgataaaaaaaatgaattcttaGTCAAATTCAAGAGCCATTTCTTATGTATTAACATTTCTCCTACTCGTTGTCCACCTTGCTTAGCTAGGGGTTACTGTGTAACAGGTGCACAATGACCACTGGAATGTCTGTGGATATtgttcattcctaccataaaaTTCAATTAAGGGCATACCTACCATCATATACACCTAAGTTTTCATACATTTGGTTATATATCATCTATCATTTTATCAACATACTCCttcaaaaaaaagtttttgaaagtgGATTGAGATTGttgaccatcaagcatgattccagtGTTGGATGCATCACTTCAgttttggtcttattgaagtcgataagtgaaaatcaaaattttaaatcctAGAAAAGAGGCAATTGGAAGAAAGATGATTctcaaactacaaaaaaaaaaaagacaaaatgagAAGATTTAAAAGTAGAAGGgattttaagattttgaaagaAATATGCAAAGCAAACttagaatgaaaattaaaaaaaaaaaagaaactaaaaaatagAGATGAAATATCCTGACCATGAAAGAGAATTGTAAGAAAAGTTAAGGTGGGGAAGAGAACTATGTCCAATAGAGAAAAATAGtaaaagttatatataaaatgaaaaacattttttgggaaggaaagaaagagagagtgacagaAAGAGATTTTAGGTAAAGAAAGAGATCAAAAGATACTTTTGAGAATTTTCAAGTTCAATGTTTTTATGTAGGCTAGAAAGAAACTTAAGCTCATGAAAGAGCCTACGGTAAGTTTCTAGGGCCTCTTTAGAtagagtttttattttttaaattcttttaaaaatgagattgaaaATATTTATACATGTGTGTAAAGACAATAGTTATTTTTAATTGCTTTCATATGGTACAAGGAAACTTATTTCTCCCATCATTGGGCATGGAAGAAAATTATCTATAAATGAAATAGACAGTTAATAACGTAAGAGAGATCTTCTTGGGATCACTAATCAAGTGAATAATAGAAGAAACGtaatcaatgataaacatagaaatgtcatgaaaatgcattttcacAAGTACATATTTGTAAGAATTTTCTCACTTtagacaagtctcaacctcaaaaattaatttgaaagaaaagaaatcccATCTCATGCTCTCATTCTTACAGTTCATTCATATCTTAATTGAAAAATCAACCAAGTATGCACAAATATTATCATAAAACATAGACAATGTACACATTGAataagcaaagaaaagaaagttacATAGACAATGTACACATTGAataagcaaagaaaagaaagaaacataacaaaaattttatttcacctttctcatgctcccggtgcatcaAAAGTAACTATTGACTCTAAAGACAAGATTTTAGAGCtctcttgcatggccatgggtAGATAATGAAGGGGAAAATGAATAGAACGGtgttacatacctctaaatagagtggctgaaaaaaaaaacaattaatcttTTATCCCGAAGGATCACAAAGCCTTCACTCTAAGATGTTGATGAAGCTCTCCATAGGTTCTTCTCGTGCTCTCTTGAAGAATGAAGATTGAAGGAGAGGCCGACACCtaaggttgaagaagaagaagaagaaaaagaagtgaagAGAAGGGAGATGAAAGAGTATAGAAAATGGAGAGAGCTTCCGGAAACTTCTAAACTTTAAGTGGGAGAGCTCTAGAAATTCCCCAAGAGTTAATTTATGCACAAGAATGAAGTTttggggtatttatagagaacTTTAGAGCCAAAAcctataattttatttttatttttttgaatttcacaacgTTTTGaagcaaatttcaaattttttaactatttcattttttttttattttttaggtcTTGACCAAAAGAGATTGGCCTTTAGTCTTGCAAACACCCTTTGGATGGTGTTTGCTGGCACGGTTAGTACCCACCCAATAGGGCCAACATCATCCCCAAGGAGGCAGTTTTTGCCCAAAAAAGGGCCTTGCAAAGCGCATGGGCTACCGTGCACTGCTTGATCAAAGCGCATGGGCACTCGAGAGGGGATGAGATGCTTGATCAAGGTGCTCTTGCTCTCTGACCTCCATAGGTGGGtccaacctaaaaaaaaaaaataaaactgttattttaaaaagtgtATTTTGAAAGGCGAAATAGTCTTTCTATTAAAATAGGTCCGATTTCATTTTGAGCGGTTTTGGGCTTATTTTAGATCAAGATTGGATTAGTTTAGTTGATGAAGTGTGCTAATTGACGCCCAAGGCTGGGATCATGAGTTAGATGGGTGTTTTGGGctgcaacaaattaaaatttcgAAGCGAGATTGAGTAGAAAGCAGGGGGGAGGCTCACATGCGAGCGTGGTGCCAAATAGTATGGGAAGTTGATATTTTGGCTTCAATTTCAGagtttgaattgaaattttggtttggatctaatttggaccCAAGAGCGGCTTTCTTGAGCTAATTTCCTAGTTTGTGTTTGATATTGCTTTTTTACGTTCCATTATGGACTTTGGCTTTATTTGTCAAACCAGGGTGTAATTTTTGGATCCAAGGTTGGATTTTGGATCGAaaccttaaatttgaattcagatatggatctaaggatccaatttggatctgTGGCAGAGATTTGGATTTAGTTGTGGATCTAGAGGACTGTTTTGGATCTAAGActgagatttggatttaaatatggaTCGAGATGTTTGTTTTAGATCTAGGGCCAAGATTTGGATGGGTCTAGAGGTCTGTTTTAGGGTTGAGCTTGGATCTATGGTCAACAATTATATCCAAATATGCTACACGTGTAATCAATTATCAAATTGAAGGAAAGTCAATTAAAATTACACAAATCTGTCTGAATATATTGAATAtagttttttgagaaatttggggtgataacatgTCGCATAGTTATCTGCAGGCTAAAACTATCAGATCTCTCAAGATGTCTCTTGCTCACTATTGTGAGGAGCCAAAATCACCTGGAAAACAATATAATTTCAAAGATTGAGTATGATTCCTTATACTTAGTAGTCCCACTTACAAGGTGTGTATGAAGATGTAGCTCATACATACTTAACAATAGATTCTGAAGGCAAGTGAAAAACATAAGGCATCTACCGTGTCTTGTCCAATCGGACATGCGCACTTATGAGCCATAGCTTCACATTGGACCGTGAGTCTCATCAGACTTCTTACGTGTGTTTAAATCTTGATAGATTGCTTGAAATGCATGCAACATGCTTAGCATAATTGTCATTGATGTATAGTGATAAAAAATCGAATGACATGTGAAGACAAAACTGAAAAAGGCTAATCGATTCACTCCCAACTGACGAACATAGAGTAATGGGTGCTCCTTTTAGTTTGCGAGTTTAAGCCAACTATACACCATTAGGTTAAACTAATTTTTGCTATGAAACTATATCTTTATATTAAAAGTTGAGGGTAAAACTAGGTTCACTGGGCTTGGGCTTGAGCATGGGCTTGCCTGGTCTAGCTTAGGCCTTGCCTTGGCTTGGTTATAGCACTACTATGGCCGGTTCGATATGGTCAGCTGGCCTAACATGGACAACCTGTCCTAGCTAGTTCAGCCCGGTTATGATCAATTTGGGCCGACCGCCCAAGCCTAGTAGAGCGCCGATAGGTGACGCTATATAGGTGGTACTGTTAGACTCAGCAGCACGAAACGAGCCAGACAGCATGATCTGATGTTCATAGGCTGGGCCGTTTGCTTAAAACTAAGAAAGtccatcaaaatttaaatttgtctCCATAGAGATTGTCTAATGATGTCGAGGAATCCAAATATGTGTTCATAAACACAAACAGTCTAAGTACGTCCTGACAAATCACCTTTTGTCCACCTCCTTTTCACAAGGCACCTCCCAAGGAGCTCTCTTTTATAGTTATCTTAAAATaatgtaatataatataatataatataatatatctCATTATATCGTATTTTACTCCAAATTAAGCTTATGTACATTTATTAGTCTTGTTTAGATtaataaaaacatgtttaaatTAACTTAATTAGTGTTTAGATCCTAATCTTTTACTTGAACCAAAAGCCCTTgtcaatttatgaaattttgacCATGTCATGTCCttgcattttttgaaattccAGTTTTACAAttgacaatttcaaaaattttctttaagtGAATTTACTACTTTACCTTATTACCTAATGACATTCATATCGCTCTtcataaatttattaaaatttaaaatatacaaGTTTGATTCTCATTTCAACTGCACATGAAACACATTTCATGCCTTACCCCTGAGCATCTAGACTCGTATAAGTGAGCAACATATAGGAAAAcacatataaattcatttaAGAATTGCATTCACACAACAACAAAAGTATTGAATAGGTTTCCTTCAATGGAAACATGTAAATATGTGTTTCATCTGAGGTTCTCTCTGCGTTTTGTGTATTTTGGTAAAAAGAACGATTTTCTTCAAAACGACATTCTTCTTCATTGCATATTAGAGTTTTATATAAAGATGATGTTGTTATTTGTTTTGGTGTTCTTTTGGGGGGATacttgagagggagagagcagtGCAAGTAACAAGTTTGTCCTCCTTACATGAGGTTGAGCTTGACGTTTAGCCATTGCTTTGTTCTTGTTGATGAATCaagtttcctttcttgttcccACCCGTTGGGCATATAGCCGTTCTCTCCTTGTGCATGTTTTAGAAACTACcatagtttattttattgtattgcATTGTGAGAGAGCCTTCCACATTCGTTTGGCATTCTGGTAGAAGCTCTCATATATAACGTGTATTGCCTTTGgcacaaaataatgaaaaagatagAGAAAGGTGTGGAGCCTTTGTCGTGCATGTAGGTCTGAGCagaccgaaccacgttaaatcttgCTTGTTTTTTGCTCCTATTTctctctacatggtatcagagccatcttgGGGGCACAGCCGACAATATTTTCTGATTGTGGAGATTAGTTTTGGGTAGATTAGAAGCCGAGGATAGTCGCTGCCGTCTTGGTGATGTGTGAACAGTCCAGCCTGATCAGACATCGGAATCCGTTGACTTTCTTGTGATCTACAAGCAGACCCTGTGGCAACCTGTTTGTATATATCCCGAGTATATCTTGTCCGAGTTTGGTGTTAATTGGAGTTCGTTTGGTGCAGCAAAGATCGATTCTCATCATCTATAACCTGCGTTTTACTGGTTCTGTGAAATCAAAAACTGCACAGGATTCCGGCAACTGGCGTTGTCAGCTCCAGTGTCAGAAAAGGTCAATCATAGGCTCTTTAGAATTGTCTGCATCTGAGAAATCTCCATActaaatttcagaatttttggagcaCTGGTGGaggagatatgaatttttgattGACCACCTGTCACTGGAGTGCTTCCTGCGACTTCAAATCCAGTGGTGACTTTTTCTGGGGTGCATTTTTTATTGGAGTCGAATTAGAAGCTGAGCTGGTGGCATTGGATTTTTTGTCCAAATTTTgtccaaatttcagaatttttggatgTTCCTATAAGTAGCTGCAAAATTTATAAGTGCTGAGGGTCTCAGACGCATTCTGCAAATTCCTACTAGAGAGGACCTCAACCTGTCGCATGCGGTTCTCTGTTCTTCACTTCCGACCTCATGTTTCACAGTGGAATCATGGCTGGAAATAGCTCGTCTACACCAAACCAGTGGTCAGACTCTACAATGGAGAGAATAGTTGTTCAAGATCAGGTACCAAATACCAAAATCACTTCCACTCTACCACATGGAAGAAATTACTTATCGTGATCTATATCTGTTACATTATATATGAGTGGTAGATCAAAGTTGAGTTATATTGAAGGGGAAATTACTCGACCACATGAAACTGATACATgttttaaggaatggaaatccaTCAATGACATGGTTATGTCATGGCATCTCAATTCCATGGAGCAAAAAATTACTTGAAACTTTATgtttctcactagtgctcatgaTGTATGGATGCAAAGGAAATGTATAGTGAGCAAAACAATGTCACCCGTATGTATCATCTGTTTTGTCAAATTCACAACTTAAAAAAGGGGAATATGTGTATTGCTGATTATTATGGCAAAATGAAGTGTTTATGGATGAATATGACATGCACACTGCATCATATAGTGATAATGCTCCATCAAAAAAACTCAGAGAACACGAGAAGGCTTTTCAATAACTAGCAGGAATTGGAAATGATTTTGAACATATTCGAAGTCAAATTTTGCTCTCAGCTGAATTACCTTCTGTCAATAATATTCTGTCTACCCTTATGAGAGAAGAAACATGTCGTCAAGTTATGAACCCAAATACTCAACCagaaaattcagcaagtaaggGTTTTGACAAAGCAGCGTTTCATGCCAATACTACTGCCTATGCTGCTACAATGAACAAAAGGGATAGACAAGGGTCATATGGCTATAAATCAAGAAATCAAAACCGCAAGTTTACTTGCACTTATTGTAAGAAGAATGTGCACACTCGTGATAAGTGTTGGACACTACACGGGAAACCAGGAGCATCTCAGGGTCGGTGTCCAAATGAGCCGACAGCGTCTGCTCAAGTTGCTGCCGCAGAAACCACTGACGTAGCTGCCCAATTGAAGATTATTACCGAGCTTCTTCAGAATGTATacaaacaaaaggagaagaCTGCCATTGTCGCCTCGGCATCTGATCAAGAATTTCCAGGTACTCTCTCTACTTACTATGACTCAATTATAGATTTTGGAGCAAGCGAGCATATGTGTTCATCTACTATAAATCACTCGAATATTAAGGATGTACATGAGAACAATTTTGTCGTTATTGCAGATGGATCCAAAGTAAGAGTTGAATGTATTAGTAGTGTTAATCTCTTTGATggtgacaaaaaaattaataccttAGTTCTTCCTAAGCTGTCTACAAATTTATTGTTTGTTTCTAAACTCACCAAGGATTTGAATTGTGATATTATATTCTCACCTTGTGATGTGATCTTTTAGGACAGGTTGACGAAGAAGATGATTGGTAAGGAAAAAATTACCAATGGACTGTATGTGCTGgaacatgaaaataaagcttTGATTGCTAAATTTGATAGCTCTTTGTGGCATAAAAGACTCGGCCAACCTTCCAATTACAagttaaaaagttttatttccTACATGTTACTTTGATTGTCATTCATGTGATGTATGTCGTTATACTAAGATGAGTAGACCTCCTTTTCATGAGTCTAATAGTGTTGCTGAACATCCATTTGATTTGATACATTCCGATGTGTGGGGACCAGCCCCCGTGATATCTTATTCTCACTTTAGATATTATGTTACCTTTattaatgatttttcaaaaatcacttGGATTTATCTACTTAAAACTAAAAGTGAAGTTTTTgacaaatttcaattttttttaatatgattaaaaatcaatatgGAGTGCAAATTAAAACTCTAAGAACTGAAAATGGCATTGAGTTTAAAAATTCCCTATTccaaagttttgaaaaacaacatggtATTGATCATCAGTTTACCTGTGTGGGGACTCCTCAACAAAACGGAGTAGCCGAATGAAAAAATCGACATCTCCTAGAAGTCACTCAAGCCTTGTTATTCCAAATGAACGTTCCTAGAATTTATTAGAATGATGCTCTTttatatgcatgttatattaTTAATTGCCTTCCTAGCAAACAACTTAGGATCATGCTCCTTTTGAAATCCTCAAGGGATGAAAACTCAATTTAAACCACATGCGAACCTTTGGATATGTTGTTTTTGTTGCTACACAAAAGCAAAATTTAGACAAACTTAGTAGTCGAGCTCTTAAATACATGTTCTTAAGGTATTCTATCTTGAAAAAGGGGTACAAATGCTATAATTTAGAAGAAAAGCATCTTCTAATATCTAGGGATGTGacatttaataaaaatacaCCCTATTTTCCTTAGCCAGCGCAAGAGTAACATATTCAGGGGGAGAATTTATTATCTAATTCTGATGTGCTTGACAAGAATGGTTTCTAGGAGAGATTGTATTACCAACCACCAATGCAGATGATGTGTTCACAAtcatgagaagaaaatcagatcTACTAGAAACTTTTCAAGCGGCTAACATAGAAAATGCCACATCAGAGAACCAGATTGACAGTCAAAATATAGAtgatcaaaatgacaataaattTCCTTTGAGAAGATTAGAACGTCAAACCAGGCTTCCTACTCGTTTATCTGATTATGGCATGCTCACTTCCACCGACTATCCTATAGAGCATTATGTTGGGTATGAGAGAATTAACAACACATATAAAGCTTATTTGTCTCAAGTCTCTAGCTATTCTAAACTGTCTACAtatgaagaagcaaaaaaagacTTGGTATGGGTAAAGGCCAAGAATGAAGAGTTTGATGCATtatacaaaaataagacatgGGATATTGTCACCTTACCACCTGAAAAAGGGGTTGTGGGATGTCGATGGGTAGCCAAGATAAAACACAAAAGTGATTGAAGTGTTAAAAGATACAAGGCCAGACTAGTAGCAAAAGGATACACAAACACAAGGCTTAGATTATGAAGAAATATTTGCTCCCGTAGCAAAAATTAATACTATCAGAGTAATTCTTTATATTGCATGCAATGACAATTGGCCTTTGTACcaattagatgttaaaaatgctttcttgcaAGGAGagttgaaagaagaaatttaTATGAAAGTTCCTCCTGGGCATTCAAAAGAAGCAAATGGTAAGCTTGCGTGTAGGTTGCATAAAACTATCTATGGTTTGAAACAATCTTCAAGAGCATCGCACTATCATCTGAGTAATTTCCTAGAACAACACAATTTTGCTAGAAGCAATGCCGACAATTCTTtgtttatcaaaagaaaaattgatcaTCTTATCATTATTTTGGTCTATGTTGATAACATAATTCTTACAAGAACAAATGACCAATGAATTCTGAAGACTAAAGAGCTCATTCATGATCTTTTGACATAAAAGATTTGGGAAGGCTTCGCTATTTTTTAGGAATTGAGATAGCTCACACACAAaggtctttttctttctcaatggAAATACACGATGGATCTGCTGAAAACAGTAGGAAAGATTGGGTGCAAGTCGATAGAGACACCTATTGAAGTTGGTCAAAAGATTGAAATTACTCCTGATGAACCTGTCAATAACAAAGAAGGCTACCAACGCCTTGTAGGGAAGCTTATTTATTTAACTATTACAATGCTTGACATAACATGTGCAATCAATATTGTCAGTCAGTGCATGCATGCTCGTACAGAGCATCATTGGAAAATCGTCTATCATATATTGCAGTATCTAAAGAAGGCTCCAGGACAAGGTATATGGTACAAAATGAATGGT contains these protein-coding regions:
- the LOC116254432 gene encoding secreted RxLR effector protein 161-like, whose amino-acid sequence is MDLLKTVGKIGCKSIETPIEVGQKIEITPDEPVNNKEGYQRLVGKLIYLTITMLDITCAINIVSQCMHARTEHHWKIVYHILQYLKKAPGQGIWYKMNGHHQMCGYTDADWASSLDRKSTTGYYVFVGGNIVSWKSEKQSVVSRSSAEVEYQAMATITSELTQIKTLVS